In Fibrobacter sp. UWB15, one genomic interval encodes:
- a CDS encoding acyltransferase codes for MNRFDSLDCLRAFAVIGVVICHVLSNADLNLPENFFFQKFLPFGSEYVFLFMMLSAFSMCCAYYQKFKDRQVDLNTFYKRRYLRIWPFFALMVLIDVALGFSKESLIEAFADLTLFFGFLPNPDIHVIGVGWFLGLIFVFYAIFPFFVFLMDNKKRAWFVLALSIAMMYFASSYFSRPELVVRSVSKWSILFCMPMFVSGGIIYLYIDKIKKIPVLWALAIAVLTTALFFILGKDLFVFKMLVFVSWIIFAIADSLRPAKWTLMRNKYVAFLSGVSMEVYLCHMMFFRAIEKAHVLEPISSGIARFLVCLVLTLAGAIAFSFAVKKTIFRGIHR; via the coding sequence ATGAATCGGTTTGATTCGCTTGATTGCTTAAGGGCTTTTGCTGTAATTGGTGTCGTCATTTGTCACGTTCTTTCGAACGCGGACTTGAACTTGCCTGAAAATTTCTTCTTCCAGAAGTTTCTCCCATTTGGGTCGGAATATGTTTTCCTGTTCATGATGCTCAGTGCGTTTTCGATGTGCTGCGCCTATTATCAAAAATTCAAAGACCGTCAAGTTGATTTAAATACTTTTTATAAGAGGCGTTACCTTCGGATATGGCCTTTCTTTGCATTGATGGTTCTGATTGATGTTGCCTTGGGCTTTTCAAAGGAATCTCTTATCGAGGCCTTTGCGGACTTGACGCTCTTTTTTGGCTTTTTGCCGAATCCGGACATCCATGTGATTGGGGTGGGGTGGTTCCTCGGACTGATTTTTGTTTTCTATGCAATATTTCCCTTTTTCGTATTCCTGATGGATAACAAGAAAAGGGCGTGGTTTGTTCTTGCCTTGTCGATTGCGATGATGTATTTTGCGTCGTCGTATTTCTCGAGGCCCGAATTAGTCGTGCGTTCCGTGAGCAAGTGGAGTATTCTGTTCTGCATGCCCATGTTTGTTAGTGGCGGCATCATTTATCTTTATATTGACAAAATCAAGAAGATTCCTGTTTTGTGGGCGCTTGCGATTGCGGTTTTGACCACGGCCCTGTTTTTTATTCTGGGAAAGGATCTTTTTGTATTTAAGATGCTCGTGTTCGTTTCGTGGATTATCTTTGCCATTGCAGACAGCTTGCGTCCGGCCAAATGGACCCTGATGAGAAACAAGTATGTTGCCTTTTTGAGCGGAGTCTCGATGGAAGTGTATCTGTGTCACATGATGTTCTTCAGGGCCATTGAAAAAGCTCATGTTTTGGAACCCATTTCTTCGGGAATTGCGCGATTCCTAGTTTGCTTGGTACTGACTTTGGCGGGGGCCATTGCGTTTTCCTTTGCCGTCAAGAAAACAATCTTCCGTGGCATTCATCGATAA
- a CDS encoding glycosyltransferase family 4 protein: protein MKIAVLGTRGIPDIMGGIETHCQELYPRIVDRGAMVVIFARKAYTPQKTPYRYKRVQVVPVYAPKIAGLETFVHTFRCLYKVLAWKPDIVHLHAIGPSFVAPIFRLAGLKVVYTHHGQDYNRAKWGWFAKAVLRISEFVGTKFSNRVIVISDLLEEWLKKKFHCKTTVRINNGVTLLSALPEETKKKWLGKYGLEGTRYIFALGRFVKEKGFHDLIAAYKKASLVDVKLVIAGAADFESDYAAKMKNDAAEVGAILPGFIHGEELQVLFENASLFVIPSYHEGLPIALLEALGYNRNVVASDIPANMEVPLPEECFYELGDVDELADKMTMFMESPVQRDFRHIVEYHYDWDKIADQTMDLYKSLVRKK from the coding sequence TTGAAAATTGCTGTTTTAGGTACACGCGGAATTCCTGATATTATGGGTGGAATTGAAACCCATTGTCAGGAATTGTATCCGCGTATTGTGGACCGTGGGGCCATGGTTGTCATTTTCGCAAGAAAGGCCTACACTCCTCAAAAGACGCCTTACAGATATAAGCGTGTGCAGGTTGTTCCTGTTTATGCTCCCAAGATTGCGGGGCTAGAAACATTCGTCCACACGTTTAGGTGCCTTTATAAGGTCTTGGCATGGAAACCGGACATTGTCCATTTGCATGCGATTGGCCCTTCCTTTGTAGCGCCCATATTCAGGCTTGCCGGTTTGAAGGTGGTCTATACCCATCATGGTCAGGACTACAACCGCGCCAAGTGGGGCTGGTTTGCGAAGGCGGTTCTTAGAATTAGCGAATTCGTGGGAACGAAATTCTCTAATCGCGTGATTGTAATTTCGGATTTGCTGGAAGAGTGGCTCAAGAAGAAATTCCACTGTAAAACAACGGTCCGCATCAACAACGGCGTGACCTTGTTGTCTGCCCTTCCTGAAGAAACGAAAAAGAAATGGCTTGGCAAGTATGGGCTCGAAGGAACACGCTACATTTTTGCACTGGGTAGATTCGTCAAGGAAAAGGGGTTCCACGACTTGATTGCAGCCTACAAGAAGGCGAGCCTTGTCGATGTGAAACTCGTGATTGCCGGTGCGGCTGATTTTGAATCAGACTATGCGGCCAAGATGAAGAACGACGCTGCGGAAGTCGGGGCTATCCTTCCTGGCTTTATTCACGGCGAAGAACTGCAGGTCCTTTTTGAAAATGCGTCCCTGTTTGTGATTCCGAGTTACCATGAGGGGCTGCCGATCGCATTGCTCGAGGCTCTTGGCTACAACAGGAACGTCGTGGCGAGCGATATCCCGGCGAACATGGAAGTTCCGCTACCTGAAGAGTGCTTCTATGAACTGGGTGACGTCGACGAACTTGCCGACAAGATGACGATGTTTATGGAAAGCCCCGTACAAAGGGATTTCAGGCATATTGTTGAATACCATTACGATTGGGACAAGATAGCTGACCAGACGATGGATCTGTACAAGAGTCTCGTCAGGAAGAAGTAG
- a CDS encoding nucleotide sugar dehydrogenase yields the protein MSYNTKILCIGAGYVGGPTMTVIADKCPDVKVTVVDINQARIDAWNSDNLPIFEPGLDDVVKRARGRNLFFSTDIPSAIKEADIIFVSVNTPTKTFGHGAGKASDLQYWEKTARNILEIADEGKIIVEKSTLPVRTAAAMERILNSNDKGLHFEVLSNPEFLAEGTAINDLFEPDRVLIGSHQTESGLAACQKLVDVYAHWVPRDRILTTNLWSSELTKLTANAFLAQRISSINSISALCEKTGADVDEVAYVMGKDRRIGPKFLKASIGFGGSCFKKDILNLVYLCGYYGLPEVAAYWESVVKINEWQTHRVVDRMLETMFNTIASKKIAVFGFAFKANTGDTRESPANLVVRDLLAEHALPVVTDPKAIPDAKRDLKDVIDQVQFEEDPYKAAEGAHAVVVCTEWKCFAELDWNRIYKGMAKPAFVFDGRNILDAEALRKIGFEVSSIGKGKAE from the coding sequence ATGAGTTACAATACCAAGATTCTTTGCATTGGCGCGGGCTATGTCGGTGGCCCCACTATGACTGTTATCGCCGACAAGTGCCCCGATGTGAAAGTGACTGTGGTCGATATCAACCAGGCCCGTATCGATGCCTGGAACAGCGACAACCTCCCGATTTTTGAACCCGGCCTCGATGACGTGGTGAAGCGTGCCCGCGGCCGTAACCTCTTCTTTAGCACCGATATTCCCTCTGCGATCAAGGAAGCGGACATTATCTTTGTTTCCGTGAATACCCCGACGAAGACGTTTGGCCACGGTGCCGGCAAGGCTTCTGACTTGCAGTACTGGGAAAAGACGGCTCGCAATATTTTGGAAATTGCCGACGAAGGCAAAATTATCGTGGAAAAGTCCACGCTTCCGGTGCGTACCGCTGCCGCCATGGAACGAATCCTGAATTCTAACGACAAGGGCCTGCACTTTGAAGTGCTCAGCAACCCGGAATTCCTGGCCGAAGGAACCGCCATTAACGACCTTTTTGAACCGGACCGCGTGCTGATCGGTAGCCACCAGACGGAATCGGGCCTTGCCGCCTGCCAGAAGCTGGTTGACGTTTATGCCCACTGGGTGCCGCGCGACCGAATCCTCACGACGAATCTTTGGAGCTCTGAACTCACGAAACTTACCGCTAACGCCTTCTTGGCGCAGCGTATCAGCTCTATCAACTCCATTAGTGCCCTCTGCGAAAAGACCGGTGCTGACGTGGATGAAGTTGCCTACGTGATGGGCAAGGACCGCCGTATCGGTCCCAAGTTCCTGAAGGCCTCTATCGGCTTTGGCGGATCTTGCTTTAAGAAAGATATTTTGAACCTCGTGTACCTGTGTGGCTATTATGGACTCCCCGAAGTGGCCGCCTACTGGGAATCGGTGGTTAAGATTAATGAATGGCAGACCCACCGCGTGGTGGACCGCATGCTTGAGACCATGTTCAACACCATTGCTAGCAAGAAAATCGCCGTGTTCGGTTTCGCCTTCAAGGCAAATACAGGTGACACCCGCGAAAGCCCTGCAAATTTGGTGGTTCGTGATTTGCTCGCCGAACATGCACTGCCGGTCGTTACCGACCCGAAGGCTATTCCTGATGCCAAGCGCGACTTGAAGGATGTGATTGACCAGGTCCAGTTTGAAGAAGACCCGTACAAGGCCGCCGAAGGCGCACACGCCGTGGTGGTTTGCACCGAATGGAAGTGCTTTGCTGAACTGGATTGGAACCGCATTTACAAGGGTATGGCTAAGCCAGCCTTCGTATTCGACGGTCGTAACATCCTGGATGCGGAAGCCCTTCGTAAGATCGGTTTCGAAGTATCAAGTATTGGTAAGGGGAAGGCGGAGTAA
- a CDS encoding CotH kinase family protein has translation MACSDSNSQSTKVEPISGDEVPQDTSKVDSQKTLPFVGGAVMFTEVDPINIVYEDHEGNDAGWVEFFNTSADTVDLSGMYLTDSQADPFKWKFGNAKIAPNAFLLVFMSGKNYPDYVLAHDSLDMIGPGCWTWTDSQNDPAGESYADPLPDRNKNCFKEEGERRFGAVMRLGENEELGWSSIAVFVGTGNSDKDDVLDISATNEILMQAYITKDRKVSFRLTQPDVDDWKGYEIVFTGTGDSSTVYRAPLPMGTTFPDLQNIYGTRMSPEANESQEVAVKVFSYIARNRGHEPHASFKLNKSGGHLYLVNADTAIVDSVAYPKMPVGKTWNYGTLLDGMPGFGFGEASPYGLVTQSVVPLRSPALDTLTEIPPSGFYDKPFAISFPENAAVRCETGGIAPTAESTIATALTVESTMTVRCASFVTGALAGEETNRTYVFESAPAVPAVFLTADPNSLFDPDSGIYMEGHFAQSKEPHYGANYWLDKEVPVTVEFMEPGVNAPVFAKRAGLKIFGNYSRQNDKKSVAITFREKYGDSRLKYALFPEFPELNRFKVFLLRNNGSNFGNDYIRDRLASSVSEGLGVDYQRGRFAVVYYNGEYYGIHSIRERSTEYYFETHYGLDPEKIDLLKADNSVSAGSATDYVALMDWLEYHTLENEENFAYVESQIDVDNFINYMHTEIFANNRDWPGNNLKKWRGTSPQTKWKWFLYDLDFGYGNSYSEYTNNIFEFATAEDGPSWPNGPEFTLLLRRMLENDGFKAAFINRMAALLKMNFESSRVLERIDKMMSEIESEIPRDQKRWNLSASRMTKQLNDIKDFAEERPGVIYSELQEFFGLGHAAPVTLSVNGSGAILVHGLKLDASPMTINFFEGFPVTVTAVANAGSIWSGWSDGVMEMTRTVVPGEIESLTAVFK, from the coding sequence TTGGCTTGTTCTGATTCGAATAGCCAATCGACGAAGGTGGAACCGATTTCCGGAGATGAAGTTCCTCAAGATACCTCTAAGGTGGATTCTCAAAAAACGCTTCCGTTTGTCGGCGGTGCGGTCATGTTTACCGAAGTGGACCCCATCAATATCGTCTATGAAGACCATGAGGGAAACGATGCTGGTTGGGTGGAGTTTTTTAATACCTCGGCTGATACGGTAGATTTGTCAGGGATGTATTTGACCGATTCGCAGGCGGATCCTTTCAAGTGGAAATTTGGCAATGCAAAAATTGCACCGAATGCATTCTTGCTGGTGTTCATGTCGGGCAAGAATTATCCGGATTATGTACTGGCTCATGATTCGTTAGATATGATTGGACCGGGGTGTTGGACATGGACGGATTCGCAGAATGACCCTGCCGGAGAAAGCTATGCAGACCCTTTGCCGGACCGGAATAAAAATTGCTTCAAGGAAGAGGGCGAGCGTCGTTTTGGCGCCGTGATGAGGCTTGGCGAAAATGAGGAACTGGGCTGGTCGTCTATCGCTGTATTTGTAGGCACGGGAAATTCGGACAAGGACGATGTACTTGATATTTCGGCGACAAACGAAATCTTGATGCAGGCTTACATTACCAAGGACCGCAAGGTATCTTTCAGGCTCACGCAGCCCGATGTCGATGACTGGAAGGGCTATGAAATCGTATTTACGGGAACGGGCGATTCTTCGACGGTGTACCGTGCCCCTTTACCGATGGGAACAACATTCCCGGACCTTCAAAATATTTACGGTACTCGAATGAGCCCGGAAGCGAACGAGTCTCAAGAAGTGGCTGTCAAGGTTTTCAGCTACATTGCTCGCAACCGCGGGCATGAACCGCACGCTTCGTTCAAGTTGAACAAGTCGGGCGGGCACCTGTATTTGGTGAATGCGGATACAGCGATTGTAGACTCTGTCGCCTACCCGAAAATGCCTGTGGGAAAAACGTGGAATTATGGAACGCTTCTGGATGGTATGCCTGGCTTTGGATTCGGCGAGGCTTCGCCTTATGGCCTTGTAACGCAATCGGTGGTGCCGTTGCGATCGCCGGCGCTCGATACTTTGACGGAAATTCCTCCCTCTGGTTTTTACGATAAGCCCTTTGCGATTTCGTTCCCGGAAAATGCGGCGGTTCGTTGTGAAACGGGTGGCATTGCACCTACAGCAGAATCCACTATCGCAACGGCGTTGACGGTTGAATCGACAATGACGGTTCGCTGCGCTTCTTTTGTGACGGGGGCGCTCGCCGGCGAAGAAACAAATCGCACTTATGTGTTCGAAAGTGCGCCTGCTGTACCGGCGGTATTCTTGACGGCAGATCCGAATTCCTTATTTGATCCGGATTCGGGAATCTACATGGAAGGCCATTTTGCGCAGAGCAAGGAGCCGCATTACGGCGCGAATTATTGGCTTGACAAGGAAGTTCCCGTTACGGTGGAATTCATGGAACCGGGCGTGAATGCGCCTGTATTTGCGAAACGTGCGGGCCTCAAGATTTTTGGAAATTACAGCCGCCAAAACGACAAGAAGTCGGTGGCGATTACATTCCGTGAAAAGTATGGTGACAGTCGTTTAAAGTATGCCTTGTTCCCTGAATTTCCGGAGTTGAACAGATTCAAGGTATTTTTGCTTCGCAACAACGGTAGCAACTTTGGAAACGATTACATTCGCGACAGGCTCGCAAGTTCGGTGAGCGAGGGGCTAGGGGTGGACTATCAGCGCGGCCGTTTTGCGGTGGTGTATTACAATGGCGAATACTACGGCATCCATAGCATCCGCGAACGTTCGACGGAATATTACTTCGAGACGCATTACGGCCTCGATCCTGAAAAAATTGACTTGCTGAAGGCGGACAATTCTGTCTCTGCGGGTTCTGCAACAGATTATGTGGCCCTGATGGATTGGCTTGAATATCACACTCTAGAAAACGAAGAAAACTTTGCTTATGTGGAATCGCAAATCGACGTGGATAATTTTATCAATTACATGCATACCGAAATATTTGCCAACAATCGCGATTGGCCTGGCAACAACCTGAAAAAATGGCGTGGTACGAGTCCCCAAACGAAATGGAAATGGTTCTTGTACGATCTTGATTTCGGATACGGGAATTCCTATAGCGAATACACGAACAACATTTTTGAGTTTGCGACTGCCGAAGATGGGCCTTCTTGGCCCAATGGCCCCGAATTCACGCTTTTGCTCCGTCGGATGTTGGAAAACGATGGTTTCAAGGCTGCGTTTATCAATCGAATGGCCGCCTTGCTGAAAATGAACTTTGAAAGTTCCCGGGTGTTGGAGCGAATCGACAAAATGATGTCTGAAATCGAATCGGAGATTCCTCGCGACCAAAAGCGTTGGAACTTGAGTGCATCGAGAATGACGAAGCAGTTGAATGACATCAAGGACTTTGCGGAAGAACGTCCCGGCGTTATTTACAGCGAACTGCAGGAATTCTTTGGCCTTGGCCATGCAGCTCCCGTAACGTTGTCTGTAAACGGCTCGGGTGCCATTCTGGTTCACGGCTTGAAGCTGGATGCTAGTCCCATGACCATCAATTTCTTTGAAGGGTTCCCCGTGACGGTCACTGCAGTGGCAAATGCCGGCAGCATTTGGTCTGGATGGAGCGACGGAGTGATGGAGATGACCCGTACGGTTGTCCCGGGCGAAATTGAATCGCTCACCGCCGTTTTCAAGTGA
- a CDS encoding EamA family transporter, which produces MLFLLLTIGPAFLFACGNILEKSGVSTVGKRTGGTSKPWEFFKGVITNKFWWLGICCSGLATLGYYIAMAQYDLSQVQPMMVLNPVLTALMGFCILKEALTKRIVIAICFVVAGLLYSVENLGESTAVQNIGMLWAYAGGLSAVTLVAHLWVKDREMVDSLIMGVGFGLSAAFYKSLAMDFDLDHIELSSVAYLLMDFRTLGYIVTYGIAFLYSQVSFSRGRALFIIPFSAAVGAAVPTLAGALVFSEMFPVGKVISVSLVLIGACLFIVRRPRRKNKKPV; this is translated from the coding sequence ATGCTTTTTCTGCTGTTGACAATCGGACCGGCGTTCCTTTTTGCCTGCGGAAACATTCTCGAAAAATCGGGCGTGTCTACTGTTGGCAAGCGTACGGGCGGCACTTCGAAACCATGGGAATTTTTTAAGGGCGTTATCACCAACAAGTTCTGGTGGCTTGGTATTTGCTGCTCGGGACTTGCCACGCTCGGCTATTACATCGCCATGGCGCAGTACGACTTGAGCCAGGTGCAGCCGATGATGGTCTTGAATCCGGTGCTTACCGCCCTGATGGGCTTTTGCATTTTGAAGGAGGCCTTGACCAAGCGGATTGTGATTGCGATTTGCTTTGTGGTGGCGGGACTTTTGTACTCCGTCGAAAACTTGGGTGAATCGACCGCGGTACAGAACATTGGCATGCTTTGGGCATATGCCGGCGGTCTCTCTGCTGTGACACTGGTAGCCCACTTGTGGGTCAAGGACCGTGAAATGGTCGACTCCCTGATTATGGGCGTGGGCTTTGGACTCTCGGCCGCATTCTATAAGAGCCTCGCGATGGATTTTGACTTGGACCATATTGAGCTTTCATCGGTGGCGTACCTCTTGATGGATTTTAGGACGCTGGGCTATATTGTCACTTACGGCATCGCTTTCTTGTATTCGCAGGTCTCGTTCTCTCGCGGTCGAGCCTTGTTCATTATTCCGTTCAGTGCGGCGGTGGGTGCTGCGGTGCCGACTCTTGCCGGTGCTTTGGTGTTTTCTGAAATGTTCCCTGTGGGTAAGGTCATCTCGGTGAGCCTCGTGCTGATTGGCGCCTGCCTCTTTATTGTGCGTCGCCCCAGAAGAAAGAATAAGAAACCGGTTTAA